The nucleotide window TTTTTTTTATACAATAAATCAAATCTGCCAAGGTTTGGAAAATTCATATAATCCCTTCTATTATGATACCTTCCTCCGGGAATTATACTGTCGGTAGAATCAATATTCATTTTATCTAAAAAGAATTTGAGGGTATCTTTTTCTATTTCCTGATCATAAATAAAACGAACCGGCTCCCCTATTCTTCTGTCCTTTACGCTTGATGAAATTTTTTCGAGCATACTTTTGCTCAAATCACTATCAATGTCCAATTGGGCATCTCGTGTAATTTTTATCATATGGGCTGAAACACTTTCGTAACTGAAAATATTAAAGATGTTACCCAAATTCATTCTGATGACATCATCAATCAAAATTACATACTGTTTTTCATCACTTGAAGGTAAAACCACAAAACGATTGACCATTTTGGGGATCTCAATCATAGCATAACGTACTTCCTGATTTTTTTTCATCACAAGTTTCACAGCCAAATATCCCAAAGAATCTTTTAAAACTGGAAATTCAGCTAAATCATTTAATATGATGGTAACTAATTCCGGGCTTAATTTTTGTATAAAAAAATCTTTTAGAAAAACTTCTTGTTCAGAATTAACCTCATTTTCATGAACTATAAAAATATTTTCGGTTTTTAATTTCTCTTCAATATTATTAAGAATCCTTAAACTTTCGGATTGCTGCTGGATAACAATATCAGTTATATCTTTAATTAATTGTTGTGCGGAAACCCCACCTAGATATTTCTCTCCCGAAATACCACTCAAACTCAAACGTCTGATAGCTGCAAATCGAACTCTAAAGAATTCATCTAAATTATTTGAAAAAATTCCTAAAAACCTTAACCTATCTAATAAAGGCACTGAATCATCACCTGCCTCTTGTAAAACTCGAGCATTAAAAGCCAACCAGCTTTTTTCTCTATCAATATATTTATGTTCAAACACGTTTATCTATTTTAAATCTCTGGGGAATAGCATTTTTTTTGTCTTGCCTTTATGGATATCGTCCCAACTTTCACAGTCAAATTCTATATGAACAAACCCTGCCGTTGGTACATTATCAATGTAAACATCTCCAAATTTATTAACAAAATTTGTAATAGCCTCGTTATGCCCAAATATAATTATGCTATCATAACCATTACTGTACGATTTAATAACTTTTTCTAATTTTCTTTCATCGAAAGTATACAGCTCGTCCTTATATATAATACTCTCCAGAGGAAAGTTTATATTCTGCGCAAAAATCAAGGCAGTTTCAACAGCTCTTTCGGCTGTACTGCTCCAAATACTGAAGGTTTTGGGCAAATATTTAATGGCGGTGGATGAAACCAAATGAGCGCTTTGCATTCCTTGTGAAGTTAATGGTCTGTCTTTATCATGCAAAGGTACTTCCCAACTAGACTTTGCATGTCGAATTAAAATCAAATTTTTCATACGTCACAACTATTTAATTTTTAAAGTAAACAATCTACAGCAACATAATTACATGAAAACAGCAAATAGGTAGTTGTATATGGATTAGAATCAATTATGAAATTGAATTACAAAATCATTAAGGGACTTACAATTTACAAAAAAGTTTATAACTTTTATTATATTTTTAGATGAGAGGATTATAAATTTTCAATATTCTTTTCAAAGGCCTGATGGTATGTAGTTCATAATTAGATAGTGGTAGGTGAATTATATACAATCAACCATTTTATTCAAATCTGTATTTTACATCATGAGCTATCAATAAATTATTGATTTATAGATATTTAATAGTATAGTGTTTTTTCTATATTTAAAAGTATTGGATTTTTTTATAGTAAAAAGAACTTTATATTAAACTATTCACACATTAATATGCTTTTTCTTAAATACAATTAAATTTAGTTGCCAATTTTACAAAGTTATTCGTTCCAAAAACGCACAACATATTTCACAAAAAATATATTTTCAAAGGTATTTTACTTATATTTTTAGCTCTTCAACGAGTATTTAGGCTATTCAAAGACAATCATATTGTATTATAAACATTCTTTATAAATTTGAACTATAGATAATTTATTTAGTTTTTTGACACCAAACAAAATGACTCAATAATTATTAGTTAACCTACTCAAGTTCTTTTTATTATATTTTTTTTGATTGTTTCTCAAATCTCAATCAAAATAAAATTTTAGAAAAACCAAGTTCGATTCATTGTCAACTGATAAGAATTTCAGTTTACAATTTTTGATAAAAAAAGAATATTAATTTGATATCAAACCCAAATCTGAATCAAATTAAATTATAAACAAACCTACTTTGATCCATTGTTGACTGATAATAATTTCAGTTAATAATTTTAAACAAAAATGAATTTTAATTTGATTTTAAACCCAAATCTGAATCAAACTAAAAGATTGTCTGTAAGACCTACTCCGATCCATTGTTAACTGATATTTCAGTTTTCAATTTTAGACAAAAATGAATTTTAATTTGATTTAATCCCAAATCGAATCAAACTAAAAGATTGTCTGTAAGACCTAGTGCAAGAATTATTTGTTGAGCTTTATTTAGATTATTCATTTATATAAAAAATTCAGTATGCGGAACTTTTATAAACACTAATCGTTTAATTAAAATTTAAGATTATGAAGCCTAAAACTACTTTAAACCTATTAAAAGATTTTTTTTCGGATATCATTCAAAAAACAATCCAGTTTTTACTTCCTTTTTTCGAAAAAAGAACATGGTCGGATACTTTAAAAATATCTAATATACTTTCAGTAGTATCCTATTCTTCTGTCACTTTTGCTAATGCTGTTTTTAAAATCACTACAATTAAAACAGATAAAAGCGAGAATATTAAAAGTGCTCCCCCTGAGGAAATGTATTATTATGCATTGCAAATTGCAAACTATTAATTCTTAACGACATACTCATTTTTTGAGCTTTCATTATAAATACTTTAAAGCAAGTATACATTTTACATGCTTTAATGTCAGACCCCTATTGAATTAAAATCAATAATACCGTCTTATAATACCTAGGTTATTAACCTTAAAAAAAATTAAAAATGAAAACAATTTTTACTTATTTAAACAAATTAACTCTATTTTTAATCTTTAGTTATTTCTGTATTTCAACAGCAGTAGCCCAAACAGCTCCTGTGGTTTTTCCATATAATGGTTTTGATATTGATGGTGATCTCAAAGCAAACACACCTACAACAAATGTTGGTGACTGGATACCTGGAACAGGCGGTTCTGGTCAAAATGTATTTAACCTTGATGGGACTGCTATAAATACAGCTACTACTTATAGATTTACTGATCTTTATAATTCCACTGGTGATAATACTTTTACCGGTGGTGGAAAATTTAATGATGACCCAAATACTTTGTGGAGTTGGACTAATAGTAAAGCCGGAGGAAAAGGGGATATTAACAATGTTTTGATTCATTTAGCATCCGACATTAGTAATAATCAATGGTTAATTATTGCAAGTGATAGGTTAGATAATACAGGAACAAGTTATATTGATTTTGAATTTTTTCAAAATACATTAACTGCCAATGCTGGTGGCAGTTTCACTTTGACGGGAGGAAGAACAGTTGGCGATATTTTGTTGTCAGTAGAATACTCAAATGGAGGTAGTATTGCAACTGTTAAATTTTATAAATGGAGCGGAACAGACTATGTATTGGTTGTAGATCCTTCTACAAATGCTTTTGGTCAAACAAATACAAATTTAGTAGATACATTTACTGGTGGTGCCTTTGGTTCTAGTCAATATTCTAATTATCAATTTGTTGAGGCAGCAATTAATATTAGTGCCTTTTTTGCAATTAATGACCCTTGTGCAGGAGCGCAATTTGGATCGGTTTTGATTAAAACAAAATCTTCAAATGCTTCTTCAGCATCTTTAAATGATTTTGCAGGTCCATATCCAGTGAAATTAGTTTTAGGAACTGCGAGCATAAGTTATGGCAACGGTAATTTTTGTAAAAATGAAGGGCTAGTTGATGTTACATTTAGCGGAGTTACAGGAGGAACTTATTCTGCCTCATCAAGTGGTTTAAGTATTAATCCAACTACAGGACAAATCAATGTTGCTGCTAGTACAGCAGGAACCTACACCGTAACTTATTCTTTCTCTACAGGAGGATGTCCAAAATCTGTTACTACACAAGTAAATATAAATTCTTTGCCAATTGCAAGCATAAATTCAGTGGTAAATGCTACTTGTAAAGGTGGGGCTTCCGGATCTGCAACAGCTTCTGCTACCGGAGGAACTCCAGGATATACTTATAGTTGGAACACAACTCCAGTTCAAAATACAGCAACTGCAACTGGATTGGCTGCAGGAACTTATACCGTAACAGTTACTGATTCCAAAGGATGTACTGATACTGAGCAAATCACTATTACTGAGCCTGCTGTTTTAGCAGCCTCTGTTGCAAAAACTAATGTGACTTGTAATGGAGCTAATGATGGTACAATTACAGTAACTGCTCCTACTGGTGGTTACGGTACTTATGAATATCGTCTCGATTCCGGTACCTGGCAAACAAGTGGTAATTTTGCAAATCTTGCTAATGCAACTTATAGCGTTCAAATTCGTGATGCTGCTAACGTTACTTGTATAATTACCTTAGGTAACCAAACAATTACTCAGCCAAATGCATTAAGTGCTACAGTTAATAAAACAAATGTAACTTGTAATAGTGCAAGTAACGGAACAATTACTATAACTAGCCCAACAGGTGGTTACGGAACTTATGAGTATCGTCTTGATTCTGGAGCTTGGCAAGCAAATGGTAACTTTACAGGTCTTGCTCCTGCTACTTACAGTGTTCAAATTCGTGATGCGGCCAATACTGCCTGTACAATTACTTTAGGAAGTCAAATAATTACTCAACCAGCAGTATTAAATGCTACAGTTGCAAAAACAAATGTGACTTGTAGCGGATCCAGCGACGGAACAATTACTGTGACTGTCCCAACAGGAGGCTACGGAACTTATGAATATCGTTTGGATTCTGGAACTTGGCAAACTAGCGGAAGTTTTATTGGTCTAGCTCCCGCAACTTACAGTGTGCAAATTCGTGATGCAGCAAATGTTACCTGTACAATTGCATTGGGTAATCAAACAATTACTCAACCGGCAGTATTAAATGCTACAGTTGCAAAAACAGATGTAACCTGTAATGGAGCCAATAACGGAACAATTACTGTGACTGTTCCTACTGGAGGATATGGTACTTATCAATATCGTTTGGATTCAGGAACTTGGCAAACAAGCGGTAATTTCACAGCTCTTGCGCCAGCAACTTACAGTGTTCAAATCCGTGATGCGGCCAATACTGCCTGTACAATTACTTTAGGAAGTCAAATAATTACTCAACCAGCAGTATTAAATGCAACAGTAGCAAAAACCGATGTTACTTGTAACGGAGCTAATAACGGAACAATTACTGTAAGCAGTCCGACTGGAGGATATGGTACTTACGAATATCGTTTGGGTTCTGGAACTTGGCAAGCAAGCGGAAGTTTTACAGCTCTTGCTCCTAATACATACAGTGTCCAAATTCGTGATGCGGCCAATACTGCCTGTACAATTACTTTAGGAAGTCAAATAATTACTCAACCAGCAGTATTAAATGCTACAGTTGCAAAAACAAATGTGACTTGTAGCGGATCCAGCGACGGAACAATTACTGTGACTGTCCCAACAGGAGGCTACGGAACTTATGAATATCGTTTGGATTCTGGAACTTGGCAAACTAGCGGAAGTTTTATTGGTCTAGCTCCCGCAACTTACAGTGTGCAAATTCGTGATGCAGCAAATGTTACCTGTACAATTGCATTGGGTAATCAAACAATTACTCAACCGGCAGTATTAAATGCTACAGTTGCAAAAACAGATGTAACCTGTAATGGAGCCAATAACGGAACAATTACTGTGACTGTTCCTACTGGAGGATATGGTACTTATCAATATCGTTTGGATTCA belongs to Flavobacterium aquiphilum and includes:
- a CDS encoding SixA phosphatase family protein, whose amino-acid sequence is MKNLILIRHAKSSWEVPLHDKDRPLTSQGMQSAHLVSSTAIKYLPKTFSIWSSTAERAVETALIFAQNINFPLESIIYKDELYTFDERKLEKVIKSYSNGYDSIIIFGHNEAITNFVNKFGDVYIDNVPTAGFVHIEFDCESWDDIHKGKTKKMLFPRDLK